The proteins below come from a single Harpia harpyja isolate bHarHar1 chromosome 2, bHarHar1 primary haplotype, whole genome shotgun sequence genomic window:
- the NKX6-1 gene encoding homeobox protein Nkx-6.1 isoform X2, giving the protein MLALGQMDGAPRQGAFLLGSPPLAALHSMAEMKAPLYPAYPLPAGPASSSSASASPASASPSPPLGSPGLKAPAVSATAAGGLSALGSAPPQLSAATPHGINDILSRPSMPLPGAALASASPSASSAAPAGLLAGLPRFGSLSPPPPPPPALYFSPGAAAAAAAVAAGRYPKPLAELPGRTPIFWPGVMQSPPWRDARLACAPHFRPGKDFRADEIPGGPGASPAGLFAGDDGEPSQGLVPEPADQVAEEARGRDGDGEEEAGLGDGAAEGRLGERGGGRRLQQAPGPQLGRREDHAAAEETQAGGRRAAAAPRRGGGLRLARSARRRFRRCTDLFF; this is encoded by the exons atGCTGGCGCTGGGGCAGATGGACGGCGCGCCCCGGCAGGGCGCCTTCCTGCTGGGCAGCCCGCCGCTGGCCGCCCTGCACAGCATGGCCGAGATGAAGGCGCCGCTGTACCCCGCGTACCCCCTGCCCGCTGggcccgcctcctcctcctccgcctccgcctcgcCCGCCTCCGCCTCGCCCTCGCCGCCGCTCGGCTCCCCCGGCCTCAAGGCGCCCGCCGTCTCCGCCACCGCCGCGGGCGGGCTCTCGGCGCTGGGCTCGGCCCCGCCGCAGCTCTCGGCCGCCACCCCGCACGGCATCAACGACATCCTCAGCCGGCCCTCCATGCCCCTGCCGGGCGCCGCGCTCGCCTCCGCCTCGCCCTCCGCCTCCTCGGCGGCGCCCGCCGGGCTGCTGGCCGGGCTGCCCCGCTTCGGCAGCctcagccccccgccgccgccgccgcccgccctctACTTCagccccggtgccgccgccgccgccgccgccgtggccGCCGGGCGATACCCCAAGCCGCTGGCCGAGCTGCCCGGCCGGACGCCCATCTTCTGGCCGGGGGTGATGCAGAGCCCGCCCTGGAGGGACGCCCGCCTCGCCTGCGCCCCCC ATTTTCGCCCTGGAAAAGACTTTCGAGCAGACGAAATACCTGGCGGGCCCGGAGCGAGCCCGGCTGGCCTATTCGCTGGGGATGACGGAGAGCCAAGTCAAG GTCTGGTTCCAGAACCGGCGGACCAAGTGGCGGAAGAAGCACGCGGCCGAGATGGCGACGGCGAAGAAGAAGCAGGACTCGGAGACGGAGCGGCTGAAGGGCGCCTCGGAGAacgaggaggaggacgacgaCTACAACAAGCCCCTGGACCCCAACTCGGACGACGAGAAGATCAcgcagctgctgaagaaacacaagccggggggcggcgggctgCTGCTGCACCCCGCCGAGGGGGAGGCCTCCGCCTAGcgcgctccgcccgccgccgctttCGGAGATGTACAGATCTATTTTTCTAG
- the NKX6-1 gene encoding homeobox protein Nkx-6.1 isoform X1, whose product MLALGQMDGAPRQGAFLLGSPPLAALHSMAEMKAPLYPAYPLPAGPASSSSASASPASASPSPPLGSPGLKAPAVSATAAGGLSALGSAPPQLSAATPHGINDILSRPSMPLPGAALASASPSASSAAPAGLLAGLPRFGSLSPPPPPPPALYFSPGAAAAAAAVAAGRYPKPLAELPGRTPIFWPGVMQSPPWRDARLACAPHQGSILLDKDGKRKHTRPTFSGQQIFALEKTFEQTKYLAGPERARLAYSLGMTESQVKVWFQNRRTKWRKKHAAEMATAKKKQDSETERLKGASENEEEDDDYNKPLDPNSDDEKITQLLKKHKPGGGGLLLHPAEGEASA is encoded by the exons atGCTGGCGCTGGGGCAGATGGACGGCGCGCCCCGGCAGGGCGCCTTCCTGCTGGGCAGCCCGCCGCTGGCCGCCCTGCACAGCATGGCCGAGATGAAGGCGCCGCTGTACCCCGCGTACCCCCTGCCCGCTGggcccgcctcctcctcctccgcctccgcctcgcCCGCCTCCGCCTCGCCCTCGCCGCCGCTCGGCTCCCCCGGCCTCAAGGCGCCCGCCGTCTCCGCCACCGCCGCGGGCGGGCTCTCGGCGCTGGGCTCGGCCCCGCCGCAGCTCTCGGCCGCCACCCCGCACGGCATCAACGACATCCTCAGCCGGCCCTCCATGCCCCTGCCGGGCGCCGCGCTCGCCTCCGCCTCGCCCTCCGCCTCCTCGGCGGCGCCCGCCGGGCTGCTGGCCGGGCTGCCCCGCTTCGGCAGCctcagccccccgccgccgccgccgcccgccctctACTTCagccccggtgccgccgccgccgccgccgccgtggccGCCGGGCGATACCCCAAGCCGCTGGCCGAGCTGCCCGGCCGGACGCCCATCTTCTGGCCGGGGGTGATGCAGAGCCCGCCCTGGAGGGACGCCCGCCTCGCCTGCGCCCCCC ATCAAGGCTCAATTTTGCTGGATAAGGACGGAAAGAGAAAACATACCAGACCCACTTTTTCTGGCCAGCAGATTTTCGCCCTGGAAAAGACTTTCGAGCAGACGAAATACCTGGCGGGCCCGGAGCGAGCCCGGCTGGCCTATTCGCTGGGGATGACGGAGAGCCAAGTCAAG GTCTGGTTCCAGAACCGGCGGACCAAGTGGCGGAAGAAGCACGCGGCCGAGATGGCGACGGCGAAGAAGAAGCAGGACTCGGAGACGGAGCGGCTGAAGGGCGCCTCGGAGAacgaggaggaggacgacgaCTACAACAAGCCCCTGGACCCCAACTCGGACGACGAGAAGATCAcgcagctgctgaagaaacacaagccggggggcggcgggctgCTGCTGCACCCCGCCGAGGGGGAGGCCTCCGCCTAG